Proteins encoded in a region of the Microbacterium neungamense genome:
- a CDS encoding PucR family transcriptional regulator, with amino-acid sequence MDKAATLVWLRRISGDLATATIKRLEETLPWYAEMPPARRSAVGLVAQAGITAFIQWYDDPTSTPWIAADIFAAAPRELLRSVSLQQTLQLIRVTVEVTEERVAGKGEHLREAILLYSRDVAFAAADVYARAAEARGLWDARLEALVVDSILTGEADEELPSRIAALGWHGHGEVCVIVGTTPPQFDVDQVRRTARKLSVDVLIGVQGSRLVLVIGRARVPGREPEGEELPFKEIAARLEPSFGPGYVVLGPPVAALVDAGQSARAALAGFAVARAWRSAPRPVEADDLLPERALAGDALAKQTLIERIYRPLQAHSTDLVTTLWSYLDSGRSLEATARELFVHPNTVRYRLKRVSEVIGWDATGPREALILQTALILGSIGTAEPVRRRPIRRR; translated from the coding sequence ATGGACAAGGCCGCGACCCTCGTCTGGCTGCGCCGCATCTCGGGCGACCTGGCCACGGCGACGATCAAACGGCTCGAGGAGACGCTGCCGTGGTACGCCGAGATGCCGCCGGCGCGGCGCTCGGCGGTCGGGTTGGTCGCGCAGGCGGGGATCACCGCGTTCATCCAGTGGTACGACGACCCGACCTCCACCCCGTGGATCGCGGCGGACATCTTCGCTGCCGCGCCGCGCGAGCTGCTGCGCAGCGTCAGCCTGCAGCAGACGCTGCAGCTGATCCGGGTGACCGTCGAGGTCACCGAGGAGCGGGTGGCCGGCAAGGGCGAGCACCTGCGCGAGGCGATCCTGCTGTACTCCCGCGACGTCGCCTTCGCCGCCGCGGACGTGTACGCGCGCGCCGCCGAGGCGCGAGGCCTGTGGGATGCCCGGCTGGAGGCGCTCGTCGTCGACTCGATCCTCACCGGCGAGGCCGACGAGGAGCTGCCCAGCCGGATCGCGGCCCTCGGCTGGCACGGTCACGGCGAGGTGTGCGTCATCGTCGGCACCACGCCGCCGCAGTTCGACGTGGACCAGGTGCGGCGCACGGCGCGGAAGCTGTCCGTGGACGTCCTGATCGGCGTGCAGGGGTCGCGGCTCGTGCTCGTGATCGGGCGGGCGCGCGTGCCCGGCCGCGAGCCTGAGGGCGAGGAGCTGCCGTTCAAGGAGATCGCCGCGCGCCTGGAGCCGTCCTTCGGCCCCGGCTACGTCGTGCTCGGGCCGCCCGTGGCGGCGCTCGTGGACGCCGGGCAGAGCGCTCGCGCCGCCCTCGCCGGGTTCGCCGTGGCCCGCGCCTGGCGCAGCGCGCCCCGTCCGGTCGAGGCGGACGATCTGCTGCCCGAGCGCGCCCTCGCCGGGGACGCGCTGGCCAAGCAGACGCTCATCGAGCGGATCTACCGCCCGCTGCAGGCCCACTCCACCGACCTGGTCACCACGCTGTGGAGCTACCTCGACAGCGGCCGTTCGCTGGAGGCCACCGCCCGCGAGCTGTTCGTGCACCCGAACACCGTCCGCTACCGGCTCAAGCGCGTCAGCGAGGTGATCGGCTGGGACGCCACCGGCCCCCGGGAGGCGCTGATCCTGCAGACCGCGCTCATCCTGGGTTCGATCGGCACCGCCGAGCCGGTGCGCCGACGCCCGATCCGCAGGCGCTGA
- the aceE gene encoding pyruvate dehydrogenase (acetyl-transferring), homodimeric type, protein MTVHDQDPYSQGPLDSDPEETSEWQQSLDELVDAKGHGRGREIMLSLLKRSKELHLGVPMVPTTDYINTIAPENEPEFPGDEEIERRYRAWIRWNAAITVHRAQRPGIGVGGHISTYASSASLYEVGFNHFFRGADHPGGGDQIFIQGHASPGIYARSFLEGRLTEQHLDGFRQQQSQAPFGIPSYPHPRQMPDYWQFPTVSMGLGPINAIYQAMSNRYLENRGIKDTSDQHVWAFLGDGEMDEVESRGQLQLAANEGLDNLTFVINCNLQRLDGPVRGNGKVIQELESFFRGAGWNVIKVVWGREWDDLLARDTEGALLNIMNSTPDGDYQTYKAESGAYVREHFFGKDERAAALVKDYTDDQIWHLRRGGHDYRKVYAAFKAAVEHKGQPTVILAKTVKGYGLGPHFEGRNATHQMKKMTLENLKTFRDTMHIPITDAQLEENPYLPPYYNPGPQDETIQYMLERRRALGGFLPERRSTHVPISLPDDSAYALPKKGSGTQEVATTMAFVRLLKDLLRAKDFGHRIVPIIPDEARTFGMDAYFPTAKIYNPNGQHYTSVDRELLLAYKESPQGQIVHVGINEAGAVAAFTAAGTSYATHGEPLIPIYIFYSMFGFQRTGDAQWAAADQMARGFIIGATAGRTTLTGEGLQHADGHSHLLSATNPATISYDPAFGYEIAHIVRSGLDRMYGGQHEDPNVMYYITVYNEPLVQPAEPEGVDVDGIVRGIHRIAQGEGDGPRTQLFASGVGVPWALEAQELLKNDWGVVADVWSVTSWTELRRDGLAADEHNFLHPDEEPRTAYLTEKLRGAEGPVIGVSDFMHAVQDQIRPWVPQPYYTLGADDFGFSDTRAAARRYFKIDGPSIVVRALQALADQGAVDRSLVGQAIAKYDLFNVNAGTSGNAGGES, encoded by the coding sequence GTGACCGTCCACGACCAGGATCCGTACTCCCAGGGCCCCCTCGACAGCGACCCGGAGGAGACCAGCGAGTGGCAGCAGTCGCTCGACGAGCTCGTCGACGCGAAGGGCCACGGTCGTGGCCGCGAGATCATGCTGAGCCTGCTCAAGCGCTCCAAGGAGCTGCACCTGGGCGTGCCGATGGTCCCCACCACGGACTACATCAACACGATCGCCCCGGAGAACGAGCCGGAGTTCCCCGGCGACGAGGAGATCGAGCGCCGCTACCGCGCCTGGATCCGCTGGAACGCCGCGATCACGGTGCACCGCGCGCAGCGCCCCGGCATCGGCGTCGGCGGCCACATCTCCACCTATGCCTCGTCCGCCTCGCTGTACGAGGTCGGCTTCAACCACTTCTTCCGCGGCGCCGACCACCCCGGCGGCGGTGACCAGATCTTCATCCAGGGCCACGCCTCCCCGGGCATCTACGCCCGCTCCTTCCTCGAGGGCCGGCTCACCGAGCAGCACCTCGACGGCTTCCGGCAGCAGCAGTCGCAGGCCCCGTTCGGCATCCCGTCCTACCCGCACCCGCGGCAGATGCCGGACTACTGGCAGTTCCCCACCGTGTCGATGGGTCTCGGCCCGATCAACGCCATCTACCAGGCGATGTCGAACCGGTACCTGGAGAACCGCGGCATCAAGGACACCTCCGACCAGCACGTCTGGGCGTTCCTCGGCGACGGCGAGATGGACGAGGTGGAGAGCCGCGGCCAGCTGCAGCTCGCGGCGAACGAGGGCCTGGACAACCTCACCTTCGTGATCAACTGCAACCTGCAGCGCCTGGACGGGCCGGTGCGCGGCAACGGCAAGGTCATCCAGGAGCTGGAGTCGTTCTTCCGGGGCGCCGGCTGGAACGTGATCAAGGTCGTCTGGGGTCGCGAGTGGGACGACCTTCTCGCCCGCGACACCGAGGGCGCGCTGCTGAACATCATGAACTCCACGCCAGACGGCGACTACCAGACCTACAAGGCCGAGTCCGGCGCCTACGTGCGCGAGCACTTCTTCGGCAAGGACGAGCGCGCCGCCGCCCTGGTCAAGGACTACACCGACGACCAGATCTGGCACCTGCGCCGCGGCGGCCACGACTACCGCAAGGTGTACGCGGCGTTCAAGGCGGCCGTCGAGCACAAGGGCCAGCCCACCGTCATCCTCGCCAAGACCGTCAAGGGCTACGGTCTCGGGCCGCACTTCGAGGGCCGCAACGCGACCCACCAGATGAAGAAGATGACGCTGGAGAACCTGAAGACCTTCCGCGACACCATGCACATCCCGATCACGGATGCGCAGCTCGAGGAGAACCCGTACCTGCCGCCGTACTACAACCCCGGCCCGCAGGACGAGACCATCCAGTACATGCTCGAGCGCCGCCGCGCGCTCGGCGGCTTCCTGCCCGAGCGGCGCTCCACGCACGTGCCGATCTCCCTGCCGGACGACAGCGCGTACGCCCTGCCGAAGAAGGGCTCGGGCACCCAGGAGGTCGCCACCACGATGGCGTTCGTCCGCCTGCTGAAGGACCTGCTGCGCGCGAAGGACTTCGGCCACCGCATCGTCCCGATCATCCCGGACGAGGCGCGCACCTTCGGCATGGACGCGTACTTCCCGACCGCGAAGATCTACAACCCGAACGGGCAGCACTACACGTCGGTGGACCGCGAGCTGCTGCTGGCCTACAAGGAGAGCCCTCAGGGCCAGATCGTGCACGTCGGCATCAACGAGGCGGGCGCCGTGGCGGCGTTCACCGCGGCGGGCACCTCGTACGCCACCCACGGTGAGCCGCTGATCCCGATCTACATCTTCTACTCGATGTTCGGCTTCCAGCGCACCGGCGACGCGCAGTGGGCGGCCGCCGACCAGATGGCCCGCGGCTTCATCATCGGCGCCACCGCCGGCCGCACCACGCTCACCGGCGAGGGCCTGCAGCACGCCGACGGCCACTCGCACCTGCTCTCCGCCACCAACCCCGCCACGATCTCGTACGACCCGGCCTTCGGCTACGAGATCGCCCACATCGTGCGTTCGGGCCTGGACCGCATGTACGGCGGGCAGCACGAGGACCCGAACGTGATGTACTACATCACCGTCTACAACGAGCCGCTGGTGCAGCCGGCCGAGCCGGAGGGCGTCGACGTGGACGGCATCGTCCGCGGCATCCACCGCATCGCGCAGGGCGAGGGCGACGGCCCGCGCACGCAGCTGTTCGCCTCGGGCGTCGGCGTGCCGTGGGCGCTGGAGGCGCAGGAGCTGCTGAAGAACGACTGGGGCGTCGTCGCCGACGTGTGGTCGGTCACCTCGTGGACCGAGCTGCGCCGCGACGGCCTCGCCGCCGACGAGCACAACTTCCTGCACCCGGACGAGGAGCCGCGCACCGCGTACCTCACCGAGAAGCTGCGGGGTGCCGAGGGCCCGGTCATCGGCGTCAGCGACTTCATGCACGCCGTGCAGGATCAGATCCGCCCGTGGGTGCCGCAGCCGTACTACACGCTCGGCGCCGACGACTTCGGCTTCTCCGACACCCGCGCCGCGGCACGCCGCTACTTCAAGATCGACGGCCCGTCGATCGTCGTCCGCGCCCTGCAGGCCCTCGCCGACCAGGGCGCCGTGGACCGCTCCCTCGTGGGCCAGGCGATCGCGAAGTACGACCTGTTCAACGTGAACGCCGGCACGAGCGGGAACGCGGGCGGCGAGAGCTGA
- a CDS encoding aldo/keto reductase: MSDIPAFTAHNGFALPAVGLGTYRLNGEAGAAAVTAGIEAGYRLVDTAFNYENEGAVGRGVRDAGVDRDEIIVTTKLPGRHHAADKARWSIEESRYRLGLDATDLHLIHWPNPSVGLYPEAWAALVEAQRRGVVRQVGVSNFLPEHLDRIEAETGVRPVANQIEVHPYFPQEEALALHAERGILTVAWSPLGRAKELLQEPVIVEVARVHGITPAQAVIAWHVARGTVSIPKASSIEHQRANLEAASVTLEDAEVAAITALGRPDGRLFDADPAVHEEM, encoded by the coding sequence ATGAGCGACATTCCCGCCTTCACCGCGCACAACGGCTTCGCCCTGCCCGCCGTCGGGCTGGGCACGTATCGCCTCAACGGCGAGGCCGGCGCCGCCGCCGTGACGGCCGGCATCGAGGCCGGGTACCGTCTGGTCGACACCGCCTTCAACTACGAGAACGAGGGCGCCGTGGGCCGGGGCGTGCGTGACGCCGGGGTCGACCGCGACGAGATCATCGTGACCACGAAGCTCCCCGGCCGCCACCACGCCGCCGACAAGGCGCGCTGGAGCATCGAGGAGAGCCGCTACCGCCTGGGCCTGGACGCCACCGACCTGCACCTGATCCACTGGCCGAACCCGAGCGTCGGCCTGTACCCCGAGGCGTGGGCGGCGCTCGTGGAGGCGCAGCGCCGCGGCGTGGTGCGCCAGGTCGGCGTGTCCAACTTCCTCCCCGAGCATCTGGACCGCATCGAGGCGGAGACCGGCGTGCGGCCGGTGGCGAACCAGATCGAGGTGCACCCGTACTTCCCGCAGGAGGAGGCGCTGGCGCTGCACGCCGAGCGCGGCATCCTCACCGTGGCGTGGAGCCCGCTGGGCCGCGCGAAGGAGCTGCTGCAGGAGCCGGTGATCGTGGAGGTCGCGCGGGTGCACGGCATCACCCCCGCGCAGGCCGTCATCGCCTGGCACGTCGCGCGCGGAACGGTGTCGATCCCGAAGGCCTCCTCGATCGAGCATCAGCGGGCGAACCTCGAGGCCGCGTCGGTGACGCTCGAGGATGCCGAGGTGGCGGCCATCACTGCCCTGGGCCGCCCCGACGGGCGCCTGTTCGACGCCGACCCGGCGGTGCACGAGGAGATGTGA
- a CDS encoding YchJ family protein: MPHRPDPADRCPCTSGDSFGACCGPVIASGVAPTAERLMRSRFTAFAIGDADHILASWHPSTRPAELEPDPGIRWTRLDVLGTAAGGPFDSEGVVTFEAFYRHDGERGSMRERSRFRRDGGRWYYLDGAVGRLET; encoded by the coding sequence ATGCCGCACCGCCCGGACCCCGCCGACCGCTGCCCCTGCACGAGCGGGGACTCCTTCGGCGCCTGCTGCGGGCCGGTGATCGCCTCCGGCGTCGCTCCCACCGCGGAGCGGCTGATGCGGTCGCGGTTCACCGCCTTCGCGATCGGCGACGCCGACCACATCCTCGCGTCCTGGCATCCGTCCACCCGCCCTGCGGAGCTGGAGCCCGACCCGGGCATCCGCTGGACCCGCCTGGACGTGCTCGGCACCGCCGCGGGCGGGCCGTTCGACAGCGAGGGAGTGGTGACGTTCGAGGCCTTCTACCGGCACGACGGCGAGCGCGGTTCGATGCGCGAGCGCAGCCGCTTCCGGCGCGACGGCGGGCGCTGGTACTACCTCGACGGGGCAGTGGGTAGGTTGGAGACGTGA
- a CDS encoding zinc ribbon domain-containing protein, which produces MNASPEHQRVLLEIAELDRRIQQAERARTRPEHAARITELAGIRQEQLRELTALTGLLEDARAELKRLESDVTLAEQRRDRDAERLASASDPKQAQALEHEIESLGRRLSALADAELEVMGRVEDAEAAVNAQQALIDATNAEGSELTRKAKEAVAAATAEGERLTRDRAAVAGTIPPALLAEYERRAARGVGAGLLRRGVCEGCRMVLSGTDLTAVRRAAPDELASCPECGAILVRTEESGL; this is translated from the coding sequence GTGAACGCCAGTCCCGAACACCAGCGCGTCCTTCTCGAGATCGCCGAACTCGACCGTCGCATCCAGCAGGCGGAGCGGGCGCGCACCAGGCCCGAGCACGCCGCCCGCATCACCGAGCTGGCCGGGATCCGGCAGGAGCAGCTGCGCGAGCTCACCGCGCTCACCGGCCTGCTCGAGGACGCCCGCGCGGAACTGAAGCGCCTGGAGTCCGACGTCACCCTCGCCGAGCAGCGGCGCGACCGGGACGCCGAGCGCCTGGCATCCGCGAGCGATCCGAAGCAGGCGCAGGCGCTCGAGCACGAGATCGAGAGCCTGGGACGGCGGCTGAGCGCGCTCGCGGACGCGGAGCTCGAGGTGATGGGGCGCGTCGAGGATGCGGAGGCCGCCGTGAACGCGCAGCAGGCACTCATCGACGCCACGAACGCCGAGGGCTCCGAGCTCACCCGGAAGGCGAAGGAGGCCGTCGCCGCCGCCACCGCCGAGGGGGAGCGGCTGACCCGCGACCGCGCCGCCGTGGCAGGCACCATCCCGCCCGCGCTGCTGGCCGAGTACGAGCGGCGCGCCGCCCGCGGCGTCGGCGCCGGGCTGCTGCGTCGCGGCGTGTGCGAGGGATGCCGGATGGTGCTCTCCGGCACCGATCTGACGGCCGTGCGCCGCGCGGCACCGGACGAGCTGGCCTCCTGCCCGGAATGCGGAGCCATCCTGGTCCGCACCGAGGAGTCCGGTCTGTGA
- a CDS encoding bifunctional 3'-5' exonuclease/DNA polymerase translates to MKHPAPPVVVVGRHPEGGWLAAGVDEEGAAADPVHIPDQHLAAWIADVEAAVSPRWTVRSLRTFYPPLLAAGVRLRRAHDLLLCHAILRDTSSLDEPLPASTAWLREDPMPGADDRPALFELTVRDRRGDEEFAEILAEWRRQEEALARARDGRLALLCRAESTGALVAEEMTAAGLPWDRDVHERILVEELGPRPLRGGRPGAMARLAAEIGEHLGDPAVNPDSPPRLLRALHRAGVLVESTARWELARSDHPVVPPLLRYKKLARLFTANGWGWLDEWVVDGRFRPVYLTGGVVTGRWASAGGGALQIPRRLRAAVRADDGWMLVRADVAQLEPRVLAAMSRDRAMADAGRGSDLYDGVVRSGAVATREEAKYAVLGAMYGATTGESGRLVPRLRAVFPRAMGLVDEAARVGEDGGVVSTLLGRTSPRPDAGWRTAQSLASGPDAGGAEESRARSRARDRGRFTRNYVVQGTAAEWALLWLAEIRHRLLALPPASVPAPASGPVFAARAHLAFFLHDEVIVHTPAEHAEAAAAAVRDAAAAATARLFPGVEIDIPLDLRISRDAGKDP, encoded by the coding sequence GTGAAGCACCCCGCGCCGCCCGTCGTGGTCGTCGGGCGCCACCCGGAAGGCGGCTGGCTCGCCGCGGGCGTCGACGAGGAGGGCGCCGCGGCCGATCCGGTGCACATCCCGGATCAGCATCTGGCGGCGTGGATCGCGGATGTCGAGGCCGCCGTCTCCCCGCGGTGGACGGTCCGCAGCCTGCGCACGTTCTATCCGCCGCTGCTGGCGGCCGGCGTCCGGCTGCGGAGGGCGCACGATCTGCTGCTGTGCCACGCGATCCTGCGGGACACGTCCTCCCTCGACGAGCCGCTGCCGGCGTCCACCGCGTGGCTCCGGGAGGATCCGATGCCCGGCGCCGACGACCGTCCCGCGCTGTTCGAGCTCACCGTCCGCGACCGCCGCGGCGACGAGGAGTTCGCGGAGATCCTCGCCGAGTGGCGGCGGCAGGAGGAGGCGCTCGCCCGCGCGCGCGACGGTCGGCTGGCGCTGCTGTGCCGCGCCGAGTCGACCGGGGCCCTGGTCGCCGAGGAGATGACGGCGGCGGGTCTGCCGTGGGATCGCGACGTGCACGAGCGCATCCTCGTCGAGGAGCTCGGTCCCCGGCCCCTGCGCGGCGGGCGGCCGGGGGCGATGGCCCGGCTGGCGGCGGAGATCGGGGAGCACCTCGGAGACCCGGCCGTGAACCCCGACAGCCCGCCGCGGCTGCTGCGGGCGCTGCACCGCGCGGGAGTGCTCGTCGAGTCGACCGCGCGCTGGGAGCTGGCGCGCAGCGACCATCCCGTGGTGCCGCCGCTGCTGCGGTACAAGAAGCTCGCCCGCCTGTTCACGGCCAACGGCTGGGGCTGGCTGGATGAATGGGTGGTGGACGGGCGCTTCCGCCCCGTCTACCTCACCGGCGGGGTGGTGACCGGGCGGTGGGCGTCCGCGGGCGGTGGGGCGCTGCAGATCCCGCGGCGGCTGCGGGCCGCGGTGCGCGCCGACGACGGCTGGATGCTGGTCCGCGCGGACGTCGCGCAGCTGGAGCCGCGGGTGCTCGCGGCGATGTCCAGGGACCGGGCGATGGCGGATGCCGGGCGCGGCTCGGATCTGTATGACGGCGTGGTCCGCTCCGGCGCGGTGGCGACCCGGGAGGAGGCGAAGTACGCGGTGCTCGGCGCCATGTACGGCGCCACGACGGGGGAGAGCGGGCGGCTGGTGCCGCGGCTGCGTGCGGTCTTCCCGCGTGCGATGGGCCTGGTCGACGAGGCCGCGCGCGTCGGCGAGGACGGCGGCGTGGTCAGTACGCTGCTCGGCCGCACCTCCCCGCGTCCGGATGCCGGGTGGCGCACGGCGCAGTCGCTCGCGAGCGGTCCGGACGCGGGCGGGGCCGAGGAGTCCCGCGCGCGCAGCCGGGCGCGCGACCGCGGACGGTTCACCCGCAACTACGTGGTGCAGGGCACCGCGGCGGAGTGGGCCCTGCTGTGGCTGGCGGAGATCCGGCACCGGCTGCTCGCGCTGCCCCCGGCATCCGTCCCCGCCCCGGCATCCGGCCCCGTGTTCGCCGCGCGCGCCCACCTCGCCTTCTTCCTGCACGACGAGGTCATCGTGCACACGCCGGCCGAGCACGCCGAGGCCGCGGCCGCGGCGGTGCGGGACGCGGCCGCGGCGGCGACCGCCCGGCTGTTCCCCGGCGTGGAGATCGACATCCCGCTCGACCTGCGCATCAGCCGGGACGCGGGCAAGGACCCGTAG
- the ppgK gene encoding polyphosphate--glucose phosphotransferase, whose product MAQAIGVDIGGTGIKAGIVNLTHGTLDSERIRVPTPAGAAPADVLSTVRQVLETLGVADSRLPLGVAFPAIVKNGRTLSAANISKDWIGFEAEKFFEDGLGRDITFVNDADAAGVAEVRHGAARDAQGLTIMATLGTGIGSAFLYNGVLIPNTELGHLLYEGESIERWTAYSAMERENLSWEAWSSRLQVFFKHVEFLFSPDLFVVGGGVSKHPEKFLPLLDLNTPIVAAIHRNASGIIGAASLAANG is encoded by the coding sequence ATGGCACAGGCAATCGGCGTCGACATCGGCGGCACGGGCATCAAAGCGGGAATCGTCAACCTCACCCACGGCACGCTCGACTCCGAGCGCATCCGGGTCCCCACCCCGGCGGGCGCGGCCCCGGCGGACGTGCTCAGCACGGTGCGCCAGGTGCTCGAGACGCTCGGCGTCGCCGACTCGCGGCTTCCCCTCGGCGTCGCGTTCCCGGCGATCGTCAAGAACGGCCGGACGCTGTCCGCCGCGAACATCTCCAAGGACTGGATCGGCTTCGAGGCCGAGAAGTTCTTCGAGGACGGGCTCGGCCGCGACATCACGTTCGTCAACGACGCGGATGCCGCCGGCGTCGCCGAGGTCCGCCACGGCGCCGCCCGCGATGCCCAGGGTCTGACCATCATGGCCACCCTCGGCACCGGCATCGGGTCGGCGTTCCTGTACAACGGCGTGCTGATCCCGAACACCGAGCTGGGCCACCTGCTGTACGAGGGCGAGTCCATCGAGCGCTGGACCGCCTACTCGGCGATGGAGCGGGAGAACCTGTCGTGGGAGGCGTGGTCGTCGCGTCTGCAGGTGTTCTTCAAGCACGTCGAGTTCCTGTTCTCCCCCGACCTGTTCGTCGTCGGCGGCGGGGTGTCCAAGCACCCGGAGAAGTTCCTGCCGCTGCTCGACTTGAACACGCCGATCGTTGCGGCGATCCACCGCAACGCTTCCGGCATCATCGGCGCGGCCTCGCTCGCGGCGAACGGCTGA
- a CDS encoding SPOR domain-containing protein, with product MPDGDDKYWFNLSTREVEYGMLSPAVDRVGPFDTREEAEHAPEKLEERSRAWAEEEAAEDAWGSNRTGSGPDADSGSGAES from the coding sequence ATGCCCGACGGCGACGACAAGTACTGGTTCAACCTGAGCACCCGCGAGGTCGAGTACGGCATGCTCTCGCCCGCGGTCGACCGCGTCGGTCCCTTCGACACCCGTGAAGAGGCCGAACACGCGCCCGAGAAGCTCGAGGAGCGCTCCCGCGCCTGGGCCGAGGAGGAGGCCGCCGAGGACGCGTGGGGCTCGAACCGCACGGGCTCCGGTCCGGACGCCGACTCCGGTTCCGGCGCCGAGAGCTGA
- a CDS encoding glutamine synthetase family protein — protein MDKQRDFVLRTIEERGVKFVRLWFTDVIGTLKSVAIAPAEVEGAFAEGIGFDGSAIEGLTRSFESDLLAQPDPTTFQILPWRGEIDPTARMFCDLTTPDGRPAVSDPRHVLRRTLAKAADAGFTFYTHPEIEFYLLKSSSFGPEGPVPVDSAGYFDNVPGGTAHDFRRRSVRMLEDLGISVEYSHHEGGPGQNEIDLRYADALTTADNIMTFRTVIKEVAIEQGVYATFMPKPLTDHPGSGMHTHMSLFEGDTNAFYEAGAEYQLSLIGRQFIAGLLRHANEIAAVTNQFVNSYKRLWGGDEAPSFVTWGHNNRSALVRVPMYKPNKGQSTRVEYRALDSAANPYLAFALMLAAGLKGIEKGYELPPEAENNVWSLSDSERRALGYAPLPASLDHALEYMEESELVAETLGEQVFNYVLLNKRKEWEAYRGQVTPFELKSNLELL, from the coding sequence ATGGACAAGCAGCGCGATTTCGTGCTCCGCACGATCGAGGAGCGCGGCGTCAAGTTCGTGCGCCTGTGGTTCACCGACGTCATCGGCACGCTGAAATCCGTGGCGATCGCCCCGGCCGAGGTCGAGGGCGCCTTCGCGGAGGGCATCGGCTTCGACGGCTCCGCCATCGAGGGCCTCACGCGCAGCTTCGAGTCGGACCTGCTCGCGCAGCCCGACCCGACCACGTTCCAGATCCTGCCGTGGCGGGGTGAGATCGACCCCACCGCGCGCATGTTCTGCGACCTGACCACGCCGGACGGCCGCCCGGCGGTCTCCGACCCGCGGCACGTGCTGCGCCGCACCCTGGCGAAGGCCGCGGATGCCGGGTTCACCTTCTACACGCATCCGGAGATCGAGTTCTACCTGCTGAAGTCGTCCTCATTCGGGCCGGAGGGCCCGGTGCCGGTCGACTCGGCGGGCTACTTCGACAACGTCCCCGGCGGCACGGCGCACGACTTCCGGCGCCGCTCGGTGCGGATGCTGGAGGACCTGGGCATCTCCGTCGAGTACAGCCACCACGAGGGCGGCCCGGGCCAGAACGAGATCGACCTGCGTTACGCGGACGCGCTCACCACGGCCGACAACATCATGACGTTCCGCACCGTGATCAAGGAGGTCGCGATCGAGCAGGGCGTGTACGCGACGTTCATGCCCAAGCCGCTCACCGACCATCCCGGCAGCGGCATGCACACGCACATGTCGTTGTTCGAGGGCGACACCAACGCGTTCTACGAGGCGGGTGCGGAGTACCAGCTGTCCCTGATCGGGCGGCAGTTCATCGCCGGCCTGCTGCGGCACGCGAACGAGATCGCCGCGGTCACGAACCAGTTCGTGAACTCGTACAAGCGGCTGTGGGGCGGGGACGAGGCCCCGAGCTTCGTGACCTGGGGACACAACAACCGGTCGGCCCTGGTGCGCGTGCCGATGTACAAGCCGAACAAGGGGCAGTCCACCCGGGTCGAGTACCGGGCGCTGGATTCCGCCGCGAACCCGTACCTGGCGTTCGCGCTCATGCTCGCCGCCGGGCTGAAGGGCATCGAGAAGGGCTACGAGCTGCCGCCGGAGGCGGAGAACAACGTGTGGTCGCTGAGCGACTCCGAGCGCCGCGCCCTCGGGTACGCCCCGCTGCCGGCCAGCCTGGACCACGCGCTGGAGTACATGGAGGAGTCCGAGCTGGTCGCCGAGACGCTGGGCGAGCAGGTGTTCAACTACGTCCTGCTCAACAAGCGCAAGGAGTGGGAGGCCTACCGGGGTCAGGTGACGCCGTTCGAGCTCAAGAGCAACCTCGAGCTGCTCTGA